A section of the Alkalicoccobacillus plakortidis genome encodes:
- a CDS encoding DMT family transporter yields the protein MKKEYIYLIIAIIFGLCGQVLLQYSNGFTNLFYTISCLCSYFFGFSFLALAIEKLPLSISYAIWGGLGTAMSVVFGVLLFGERLSIIKITGILLIILGIVLLQLRKKELVSHIE from the coding sequence TTGAAAAAAGAATATATTTATTTAATCATCGCGATCATATTTGGATTATGCGGACAGGTTTTGCTTCAGTATTCGAACGGTTTTACAAACTTATTCTACACAATTAGTTGTCTTTGTTCTTATTTTTTTGGATTTAGTTTTCTAGCCTTAGCTATCGAGAAACTCCCTTTGTCGATTTCATATGCCATTTGGGGAGGACTTGGTACAGCGATGTCCGTTGTTTTCGGAGTGCTCCTTTTTGGTGAAAGGCTCTCAATCATAAAGATAACGGGGATATTATTAATCATCCTTGGTATTGTTTTGCTTCAATTGAGAAAAAAAGAATTAGTGTCTCACATTGAATAG
- a CDS encoding CGNR zinc finger domain-containing protein: MYKDKPFELSNSSGHISLDFINTANFHGHVNHQEWLQSELDVIEWANFIGLSVESNTRSTLSLTELIQLREAMYRITFHAVNQTIADKEDMRVLNKWIKKAQEQVEILLRQDGVFSKQLTMSDGLTKVAFTVVLSFSELIMSDLFQKVKQCNSDRCEWFFIDHTKNKSKQWCTMKICGNREKAKRFYQSSRKEKGRI, encoded by the coding sequence ATGTACAAAGATAAACCTTTTGAACTAAGTAATAGTAGTGGTCATATTAGTTTAGATTTTATCAATACAGCAAACTTTCATGGTCATGTAAATCACCAAGAATGGCTTCAGAGTGAACTAGATGTCATAGAATGGGCTAATTTTATAGGTCTTTCTGTAGAGAGCAACACCCGTTCAACTCTAAGTTTGACTGAACTTATCCAATTAAGAGAAGCGATGTATAGAATTACTTTTCATGCAGTTAACCAAACAATAGCGGATAAAGAAGATATGCGGGTATTAAACAAATGGATAAAGAAGGCACAGGAGCAAGTAGAAATTTTGCTAAGACAAGACGGAGTGTTTTCAAAACAATTAACAATGTCAGATGGGTTAACAAAAGTAGCTTTTACGGTTGTACTTTCTTTTAGTGAATTGATAATGTCAGATTTATTTCAGAAGGTAAAGCAATGTAATAGTGATCGATGTGAATGGTTTTTTATTGATCACACAAAAAATAAAAGCAAGCAATGGTGCACGATGAAGATTTGTGGAAACAGAGAAAAAGCGAAACGGTTTTACCAATCATCAAGAAAAGAGAAGGGTCGCATTTGA
- a CDS encoding serpin family protein produces the protein MILGLSVILAGCGTYDQTNTQSNGDSEPQSKPRPQVDVDSHFSSAQSTLGEELCKEVFKENQDQNVMVSPYSVQLALLMTANGLAEADRDLLLEALNLDGTDFKRDQPRDTKSNRVV, from the coding sequence ATGATTTTAGGGCTTTCCGTAATCCTTGCTGGTTGCGGAACATATGATCAGACTAACACACAAAGTAATGGAGATTCAGAACCACAATCTAAACCTCGACCTCAGGTAGATGTTGATTCTCATTTTTCATCTGCACAATCAACATTGGGTGAAGAACTATGTAAAGAGGTGTTTAAGGAAAATCAAGACCAAAATGTGATGGTTTCTCCTTATAGTGTTCAACTAGCTTTATTGATGACAGCAAATGGACTTGCAGAAGCAGATCGGGATCTACTGCTTGAAGCCTTGAATTTAGACGGAACTGATTTTAAACGAGATCAACCAAGAGATACAAAATCTAACCGAGTCGTTTGA
- a CDS encoding DMT family transporter, producing the protein MIPYFHLFLAILIEVFASIQLKRSEGLKNIVPSLLTFTGYGLTFYFLAKSLVYLPMSLVFATWSGLGIASTVLFAIFFLKEQTNKQTIVALTILLTGVFLLNISH; encoded by the coding sequence ATGATTCCCTATTTTCACCTGTTCCTTGCAATCTTGATTGAAGTATTTGCTTCAATTCAATTAAAACGCTCTGAAGGCCTTAAAAATATCGTTCCAAGCCTGTTAACTTTTACTGGTTATGGGCTTACCTTTTATTTTTTAGCAAAATCTCTTGTTTATTTGCCTATGTCTCTCGTTTTTGCAACATGGTCTGGGTTAGGAATTGCTTCCACCGTCCTTTTTGCGATTTTTTTCCTAAAAGAACAAACTAATAAACAAACAATTGTCGCTTTAACTATTTTACTCACAGGTGTTTTCTTATTAAATATTAGCCATTAA
- a CDS encoding serpin family protein has protein sequence MFVFLVVNSCGYSDSQQAQSRDDVELDQKYMSGQSLFASELFQQIFEEKGMNENMFISPYSIILALLMTANGIEESGRQELLDSLHMEAADIEVLNEQVEKQLQSLDALEHAQLNTANSVWHRSGLEVEDLYESILDTYYNGDIEEFDEQDGADTMNQWVTDKTEGHINKMMDEIPQTALAYILNAVYFNANWKHEFNENDTQKHAFHLLNEETHNHEMMKVQEEFEILIGENMQGLKLPYEDDGLSMIIVLPDEGEFEVVAQSLNKELFFSDNWNETTVDLILPKLTFSSEYSLLESLQDLGAFQKGYDFSPLFGEGIQADVTDVIHKTYVQIDEEGTEAAAATAVEMTISAVVPELFHVNRPYYFAIIDEKTETILFMGSVIEPVINE, from the coding sequence TTGTTTGTTTTTTTAGTTGTTAATAGCTGTGGATATTCAGATAGTCAACAAGCTCAGTCTCGAGACGATGTTGAACTAGATCAAAAATATATGTCTGGTCAGTCACTATTTGCAAGTGAATTATTCCAACAAATATTTGAGGAAAAAGGTATGAATGAAAATATGTTCATTTCACCTTACAGTATAATTCTTGCTCTTCTAATGACAGCTAATGGAATAGAAGAGAGTGGCCGGCAGGAATTACTTGATAGTCTTCACATGGAAGCAGCCGATATAGAAGTACTAAATGAACAGGTGGAAAAGCAGCTACAATCATTAGATGCATTGGAGCATGCACAGCTAAATACGGCAAATTCAGTCTGGCATCGTTCAGGTCTAGAGGTTGAGGATCTTTACGAAAGTATACTAGATACCTATTATAATGGAGACATCGAGGAATTTGATGAGCAAGATGGTGCAGACACAATGAATCAATGGGTGACAGATAAGACAGAGGGTCATATCAATAAAATGATGGATGAAATTCCCCAAACTGCACTTGCATACATTCTAAATGCAGTTTATTTTAATGCAAATTGGAAACATGAATTTAATGAAAATGATACGCAAAAACATGCTTTCCATCTGTTAAATGAAGAGACTCATAATCATGAGATGATGAAAGTACAAGAAGAGTTTGAAATTCTAATAGGAGAAAATATGCAAGGATTAAAATTACCTTATGAAGATGATGGACTTTCCATGATCATTGTTCTTCCAGATGAAGGGGAGTTTGAGGTGGTAGCACAATCTTTAAATAAAGAGCTCTTTTTTAGTGATAACTGGAACGAAACAACTGTGGACCTCATTTTGCCTAAGCTAACATTTAGTAGTGAATACTCCTTGCTAGAGAGCTTGCAGGACTTAGGTGCTTTTCAAAAAGGGTATGATTTCTCGCCGTTATTTGGAGAGGGTATACAGGCCGATGTTACGGATGTGATCCACAAAACGTATGTTCAAATTGATGAAGAGGGGACAGAAGCCGCTGCGGCTACAGCTGTGGAAATGACAATATCAGCGGTTGTTCCTGAGCTGTTTCATGTTAATCGTCCATATTATTTTGCCATTATTGATGAGAAAACAGAAACGATTTTATTTATGGGTAGTGTGATCGAACCTGTTATAAACGAGTAG